In a single window of the Neisseria subflava genome:
- a CDS encoding collagen-flanked surface repeat-containing protein, translating to MNKVFKVIWNHATQTWTAVSEISHAHGKKSASDKRKAVAAVVVAAGALMASGAAQAGVDVDNSTITIKSNDKNRKTVELGFNNINIGTDANTYRNEGNNVVSHDAIAVGTNATGTGDKAVAIGKDANATKENGVAIGFGATNQSIDSVAIGREATSSKDMDVAIGKQAQATGGESLAFGSQSKASGPATVAVGKSSNASGSSAVAAGYDSTAAGDNAVAVGNKASASQVNDIAVGLRASATGGRSIATGTAAKASGAYSVATGFTTQALGSNSIAHGSAAVANQAADVAVGFEAKADGTSTGADGDGVVGANNAGSAMAIGTNAQATGIVATAIGQRSQALANGAVALGGDAKAKQGSAVAIGRGSVADGISASAFGPAAQATGKYSVALGVQSQATSQQAIALGRGAQANGGEYATALGNGAQATAKNTLALGTEAKSTIENSVALGNGSTTSNFAPTNSATVRGYTYGGFAGATSGLGNGAVLSVGSEGKERQIQNVAAGRISSTSTDAINGSQLYAVANRIENLNPFVFSGHNGSGSSPDVGRYTYDPKSNANNTLKLIAGNGLTMTSNGSNEYTLSVIGGGSTGATGAPGAKGEKGDTGPAGPKGDTGEKGDTGEKGSGVTGTVVNNNDGTHTITIIDESDGSVTTTIVKDGKNGKDGKDGATGAAGAKGDKGDTGAAGAKGDKGDTGAAGAKGDKGDKGDTGAAGAKGEKGDKGDTGAAGAKGDKGDTGAAGAKGDKGDTGAAGAKGDKGDKGDKGDTGAAGAKGDKGDTGAAGAKGDKGDKGDTGAAGAKGDTGAAGAKGEKGDKGDKGDTGAAGAKGDKGDTGAAGAKGDKGDTGAAGAKGDKGDKGDTGAAGAKGDKGDKGDTGAAGAKGDKGDTGAAGAKGDKGDKGDTGEAGAKGDKGDKGDTGEAGAKGDKGDKGDTGAAGAKGDKGDTGAAGAKGEKGDKGDTGAAGAKGDKGDTGAAGAKGDKGDTGAAGAKGDKGDTGAAGAKGDKGDTGAAGAKGDKGDTGAAGAKGDKGDTGAAGAKGDKGDKGDSITGEVVDNGDGTHTITITNLGDGSVTTTIVKDGKNGKDGKDGATGAAGAKGDKGDTGAAGAKGDKGDTGAAGAKGDKGDSITGEVVDNGDGTHT from the coding sequence ATGAATAAAGTCTTTAAAGTCATTTGGAACCACGCGACCCAGACATGGACCGCGGTTTCTGAAATCAGCCATGCACACGGCAAAAAATCCGCTTCTGACAAGCGTAAAGCCGTAGCTGCTGTAGTGGTTGCTGCAGGTGCCTTGATGGCTTCTGGTGCTGCTCAGGCAGGTGTGGATGTGGATAACAGTACAATTACTATTAAGTCTAATGATAAAAATCGGAAGACGGTAGAGCTAGGTTTCAACAATATCAATATTGGTACTGATGCAAATACTTATAGAAACGAAGGTAACAATGTAGTCTCTCATGACGCAATTGCTGTTGGTACTAATGCAACTGGTACTGGAGATAAGGCAGTAGCTATTGGTAAAGACGCAAATGCAACTAAAGAAAATGGTGTTGCAATTGGTTTTGGTGCAACTAATCAGTCTATTGATTCTGTTGCGATCGGTAGAGAGGCAACATCTAGCAAAGATATGGATGTAGCTATTGGTAAGCAAGCTCAAGCTACCGGTGGTGAGTCTCTTGCTTTTGGTTCTCAATCAAAAGCATCTGGTCCAGCTACTGTTGCCGTAGGTAAATCATCTAATGCTTCTGGTTCTTCTGCAGTTGCTGCTGGTTATGACTCTACTGCAGCTGGTGATAATGCTGTTGCTGTTGGTAACAAAGCCAGTGCAAGTCAGGTAAATGACATTGCTGTAGGTTTGCGTGCTTCTGCTACTGGTGGACGCTCAATTGCAACAGGTACTGCAGCGAAAGCAAGTGGTGCTTATTCTGTTGCAACAGGTTTTACAACTCAAGCTTTGGGTAGTAACTCTATTGCTCATGGTAGTGCCGCAGTTGCTAACCAAGCTGCTGACGTTGCTGTAGGTTTTGAAGCAAAAGCTGATGGTACCTCTACTGGTGCTGATGGTGATGGTGTTGTGGGTGCTAATAATGCCGGTTCAGCTATGGCAATCGGTACTAATGCTCAAGCAACCGGTATCGTAGCAACTGCTATCGGCCAACGTTCTCAAGCCCTGGCAAACGGCGCAGTAGCATTGGGTGGCGACGCTAAAGCTAAACAAGGTTCTGCCGTAGCAATCGGTCGCGGTTCTGTAGCCGACGGTATTTCTGCTTCTGCATTCGGTCCTGCTGCTCAAGCAACAGGTAAATACTCAGTAGCTTTGGGCGTACAAAGCCAAGCCACTTCACAACAAGCCATCGCATTGGGCCGTGGTGCTCAAGCCAATGGTGGTGAATATGCAACTGCTCTGGGTAACGGTGCTCAAGCAACAGCCAAAAACACTCTGGCTTTGGGTACAGAAGCTAAATCTACTATCGAAAACAGCGTAGCTCTGGGTAACGGCTCTACAACCAGCAACTTCGCACCTACTAACAGCGCTACTGTTCGCGGCTACACTTACGGTGGTTTCGCAGGCGCAACCAGCGGTTTGGGTAACGGCGCAGTATTGTCTGTAGGTTCTGAAGGTAAAGAACGTCAAATCCAAAACGTTGCTGCAGGTCGTATCTCTTCAACTTCTACCGATGCAATCAACGGCTCTCAATTGTACGCTGTTGCAAACCGCATCGAAAACCTGAATCCGTTTGTATTCTCAGGCCACAATGGCAGCGGTAGCTCACCAGATGTAGGTAGATACACATACGATCCTAAATCAAATGCCAATAACACCCTGAAACTGATCGCCGGTAACGGTTTGACAATGACCTCAAACGGCTCTAACGAATACACCCTGAGCGTAATTGGTGGTGGTTCTACTGGTGCTACCGGCGCACCTGGTGCTAAAGGCGAAAAAGGCGATACCGGTCCTGCTGGCCCTAAAGGCGATACCGGCGAAAAAGGTGATACTGGCGAAAAAGGCAGCGGCGTCACTGGTACAGTTGTAAATAACAACGACGGTACTCATACCATCACTATTATTGATGAAAGTGATGGCTCAGTAACTACTACCATCGTTAAAGACGGTAAAAACGGTAAAGATGGTAAAGACGGTGCTACTGGTGCAGCCGGCGCTAAAGGCGACAAAGGTGACACTGGTGCAGCCGGCGCTAAAGGCGACAAAGGTGATACTGGCGCAGCCGGCGCTAAAGGCGACAAAGGCGATAAAGGTGACACTGGTGCAGCCGGCGCTAAAGGCGAAAAAGGCGACAAAGGTGACACTGGTGCAGCCGGCGCTAAAGGCGACAAAGGTGACACTGGTGCAGCCGGTGCTAAAGGCGATAAAGGTGACACTGGTGCAGCCGGCGCTAAAGGCGACAAAGGTGACAAAGGTGACAAAGGTGACACTGGCGCAGCCGGTGCTAAAGGCGACAAAGGTGATACTGGTGCAGCCGGCGCTAAAGGCGATAAAGGCGACAAAGGTGATACTGGTGCAGCCGGCGCTAAAGGCGACACTGGCGCAGCTGGCGCTAAAGGCGAAAAAGGCGACAAAGGCGACAAAGGTGACACTGGTGCAGCCGGCGCTAAAGGCGACAAAGGTGATACTGGTGCAGCCGGTGCTAAAGGCGATAAAGGTGACACTGGTGCAGCCGGCGCTAAAGGCGACAAAGGTGACAAAGGTGACACTGGCGCAGCCGGTGCTAAAGGCGACAAAGGCGACAAAGGTGATACTGGTGCAGCCGGCGCTAAAGGCGATAAAGGTGACACTGGTGCAGCCGGCGCTAAAGGCGACAAAGGCGATAAAGGTGACACTGGCGAAGCCGGCGCTAAAGGCGACAAAGGCGATAAAGGTGACACTGGCGAAGCCGGCGCTAAAGGCGACAAAGGCGATAAAGGTGACACTGGCGCAGCCGGCGCTAAAGGCGACAAAGGTGATACTGGTGCAGCCGGCGCTAAAGGCGAAAAAGGCGACAAAGGTGACACTGGTGCAGCCGGCGCTAAAGGCGACAAAGGTGACACTGGTGCAGCCGGTGCTAAAGGCGATAAAGGTGACACTGGCGCAGCCGGCGCTAAAGGCGACAAAGGTGACACTGGCGCAGCCGGCGCTAAAGGCGACAAAGGTGACACTGGCGCAGCCGGCGCTAAAGGCGACAAAGGTGACACTGGCGCAGCCGGTGCTAAAGGCGATAAAGGTGACAC
- the purH gene encoding bifunctional phosphoribosylaminoimidazolecarboxamide formyltransferase/IMP cyclohydrolase, with product MSSIKRALISLSDKTGAVEFAQTLTKLGVEILSTGGTAKLLADAGVPVIEVADYTGFPEMLDGRVKTLHPKIHGGILGRRDLDEHVAKMEEHDIGNIDLVCVNLYPFAATIAKPNCTLEDAIENIDIGGPTMVRSAAKNWKHVAIVTDTADFPVIAAELEANNGALSDKTRFNLSRKAFSHTAQYDGMISNYLTSLSDDVLSGQPQIGEFPSQFNQSWIKVQDMRYGENPHQRAAFYRDIYPAAGSLSAYKQLQGKELSYNNIADADAAWEAVKSFDVPACVIVKHANPCGVAVAADTLTAYKLAYATDTTSAFGGIIAFNREVDGATVKQITDNQFMEVLMAPKFTAEALEIAAAKKNVRVLEVPLEADANRFELKRVGGGLLVQTPDIHRLNRADLKVVSKRQPTEQEWNDLMFVWNVAKYVKSNAIVFGKGGQTYGIGAGQMSRVDSTRIAARKAQDAGLDLNGACAASDAFFPFRDGVDVIAEQGIKAIIHPAGSMRDQEVFDAADEHGIAMVVTGIRHFRH from the coding sequence ATGTCTTCCATCAAACGCGCCCTGATCAGCCTATCCGACAAGACAGGCGCAGTCGAATTTGCACAAACCCTGACCAAGCTCGGTGTTGAAATCCTCTCTACCGGCGGTACAGCAAAGCTCTTGGCTGATGCAGGCGTCCCCGTTATCGAAGTTGCCGACTATACCGGCTTCCCCGAAATGCTCGACGGCCGCGTGAAAACCCTGCATCCGAAAATCCACGGCGGCATACTCGGACGTCGCGATTTGGACGAACACGTCGCCAAGATGGAAGAGCACGACATCGGCAACATCGATCTCGTGTGCGTCAACCTCTACCCCTTCGCCGCCACCATCGCCAAACCAAACTGCACACTGGAAGACGCGATTGAAAACATCGACATCGGCGGCCCGACCATGGTGCGTTCTGCCGCGAAAAACTGGAAACACGTCGCCATCGTTACCGATACCGCCGATTTTCCGGTCATCGCCGCCGAACTCGAAGCCAACAACGGCGCATTGAGCGACAAAACCCGTTTCAACCTCTCACGCAAAGCATTCAGCCATACCGCCCAATACGACGGCATGATTTCCAACTACCTGACTTCGCTTTCAGACGACGTCTTAAGCGGCCAGCCCCAAATCGGCGAATTCCCAAGCCAGTTCAACCAAAGCTGGATTAAAGTGCAAGACATGCGCTACGGCGAAAATCCGCACCAACGAGCCGCGTTCTACCGCGATATTTACCCCGCCGCAGGCAGCCTTTCCGCCTACAAACAGCTGCAAGGCAAAGAATTGTCTTACAACAACATCGCCGATGCAGATGCCGCATGGGAAGCCGTCAAATCCTTTGACGTGCCGGCCTGCGTGATCGTGAAACACGCCAATCCGTGCGGCGTTGCCGTTGCAGCCGATACCTTGACCGCCTACAAACTCGCCTACGCTACCGATACCACCAGCGCATTCGGCGGTATCATCGCCTTCAACCGCGAAGTGGACGGCGCAACCGTCAAACAAATTACCGACAACCAATTTATGGAAGTCCTCATGGCGCCGAAGTTTACCGCCGAAGCCCTCGAAATCGCCGCCGCCAAGAAAAACGTGCGCGTATTGGAAGTGCCGCTTGAAGCAGATGCCAACCGCTTTGAACTCAAACGCGTCGGCGGCGGACTGTTGGTACAAACCCCCGACATCCACCGCCTTAACCGCGCCGATTTGAAAGTCGTCTCCAAACGCCAACCGACCGAGCAAGAATGGAACGACCTGATGTTTGTCTGGAACGTCGCCAAATACGTCAAATCCAACGCCATCGTCTTCGGCAAAGGCGGCCAAACCTACGGCATCGGCGCAGGCCAAATGAGCCGCGTGGACAGCACCCGTATCGCCGCCCGTAAAGCGCAGGACGCAGGCTTAGACTTAAACGGCGCCTGTGCCGCTTCCGATGCCTTCTTCCCATTCCGCGACGGCGTAGATGTCATTGCCGAGCAGGGCATCAAAGCCATCATCCACCCCGCAGGCTCCATGCGCGACCAAGAAGTCTTTGACGCAGCGGACGAACACGGTATTGCGATGGTGGTAACGGGTATTCGCCATTTCCGCCACTAA
- a CDS encoding chloride channel protein translates to MVGIVLTEIMHTIQHLAYGYGSDGLYVSFREGVSQASPERRIGVMAFCGVVVGLGWWLLKRYGRPQPSIKAVVKNPLAGFPFFETVSHALLQIITVGLGSPLGREVAPREMTAAFASVGVNRFGLSEDDARLVIACASGAGLAAVYNVPLASTLFILEAMLGLWTQQAVAAALLTSVIATAVARIGLGDVQQYHPTNLSINTSLLWFSAIIGPILGATAVFFQRTAQKFPFIKRDNIKIIPLAVCMFALIGAIAVWFPEILGNGKAGNQLTFGGLTDWQHSLELTAVKWLVVLMALVAGAYGGLITPSMMLGSTIAFAAAAAWNGVFPEMSSESAAVVGAAVFLGVSLKMPLTAIAFILELTYAPVALLMPLCTGMAGAVWVAKKMGFK, encoded by the coding sequence ATGGTCGGCATTGTATTAACCGAAATCATGCATACAATTCAACATCTTGCCTATGGTTACGGTTCAGACGGCCTATACGTTTCATTCCGAGAGGGCGTATCGCAGGCAAGTCCAGAGCGACGTATCGGCGTGATGGCCTTTTGCGGCGTGGTGGTCGGCTTGGGGTGGTGGTTGCTCAAACGCTACGGCAGGCCGCAACCGAGCATTAAAGCCGTGGTTAAAAATCCGCTTGCCGGTTTTCCGTTTTTTGAAACCGTCAGCCATGCCCTGTTGCAAATCATTACCGTCGGGCTTGGCTCGCCGCTCGGTCGCGAAGTTGCGCCGCGCGAAATGACTGCTGCCTTTGCTTCAGTAGGCGTCAACCGTTTCGGGTTGAGCGAAGACGACGCAAGGCTGGTCATTGCTTGCGCCTCAGGTGCAGGTTTGGCGGCTGTGTATAACGTGCCGCTCGCCTCCACACTTTTTATCCTCGAAGCCATGCTTGGCTTGTGGACGCAGCAAGCCGTCGCCGCCGCATTGCTGACTTCCGTCATCGCCACCGCTGTCGCACGCATCGGCTTGGGCGACGTGCAGCAATATCATCCAACCAACCTTTCCATCAACACATCATTACTTTGGTTTTCCGCCATCATCGGACCGATACTGGGCGCAACCGCCGTCTTTTTCCAGCGCACCGCCCAAAAATTCCCCTTCATCAAGCGCGACAACATCAAAATCATTCCCTTGGCCGTCTGTATGTTTGCACTCATCGGCGCGATTGCCGTTTGGTTTCCCGAAATTTTGGGCAACGGCAAAGCAGGTAACCAACTGACCTTTGGCGGATTGACCGACTGGCAACACAGCCTTGAGCTGACCGCCGTCAAATGGCTGGTCGTCTTGATGGCGCTGGTGGCAGGTGCATACGGCGGCCTGATTACCCCGTCCATGATGCTCGGCAGTACCATCGCCTTTGCCGCCGCAGCCGCGTGGAACGGCGTTTTCCCAGAAATGTCCTCCGAAAGCGCGGCCGTTGTCGGCGCCGCCGTTTTCCTCGGTGTTTCCCTCAAAATGCCCTTGACAGCCATAGCCTTTATTTTGGAGCTAACCTACGCCCCCGTTGCCTTACTCATGCCATTATGTACAGGCATGGCAGGCGCAGTATGGGTGGCAAAGAAAATGGGATTTAAATAG
- a CDS encoding DMT family transporter, which produces MFYQILALLIWGSSFIAAKYSYEMIDPALMVEARLLIAALMVLPSCRRHLGRIPRSEWKPLLWISFVNYVVVLMLQFIGLKYTSAASAVTMVGLEPLLVVFVGHFFFNDKAKIYHWICGTAAFVGVGMMVMGGAEEGGTIDWFGCLLILLAGLGFAGVIRPSQQMVARIGAPAFTVASMAVAAVLCLPFSLVLADSYQINWSWGGTLSILYMGIGCSWLAYLLWNKGMNKVPANVSGLLISLEPVIGVIMAVLILGEHLSAMSAMGITVVIASTFVAGMLARVSNKHKKAV; this is translated from the coding sequence ATGTTCTATCAAATACTTGCCCTGCTGATTTGGGGCAGCTCTTTTATCGCTGCCAAGTATTCTTACGAGATGATCGACCCTGCGCTGATGGTTGAGGCACGGTTGTTGATTGCCGCGTTGATGGTACTGCCGTCGTGCCGCCGTCATTTGGGTAGGATTCCGCGGAGCGAGTGGAAGCCGTTGTTGTGGATTTCCTTTGTCAACTACGTTGTCGTTTTGATGCTCCAGTTTATCGGTTTGAAATACACGTCTGCCGCCAGCGCGGTTACCATGGTGGGGTTGGAGCCTTTGCTGGTGGTTTTTGTCGGTCATTTCTTTTTCAACGACAAAGCGAAAATTTACCACTGGATTTGCGGTACGGCGGCGTTTGTCGGCGTGGGCATGATGGTAATGGGCGGCGCGGAAGAGGGCGGTACGATTGACTGGTTCGGCTGTCTGTTGATTTTGCTTGCGGGATTGGGTTTTGCAGGCGTGATACGTCCGAGCCAGCAGATGGTTGCCCGTATCGGTGCGCCTGCATTTACCGTGGCTTCCATGGCGGTGGCGGCGGTGTTGTGTCTGCCGTTTTCGCTGGTGTTGGCAGACAGTTATCAAATCAACTGGTCATGGGGCGGTACGCTGTCGATTTTATATATGGGGATCGGTTGCAGCTGGCTTGCCTATCTGTTGTGGAACAAAGGCATGAACAAAGTCCCTGCCAACGTATCCGGCCTACTGATTTCGCTTGAGCCGGTCATCGGCGTTATCATGGCGGTGTTAATTTTGGGCGAACATTTAAGCGCTATGTCTGCGATGGGCATTACCGTCGTTATTGCGTCCACTTTTGTCGCCGGTATGTTGGCGCGTGTCAGCAACAAACACAAAAAAGCCGTCTGA
- a CDS encoding glutamine amidotransferase-related protein: MQNPNKLNIHFILHEAFEVPGAYLKWAQWRGHNISTTKVYERETLPDNVDDIDFLIVMGGPQSPDEDRQAFPYYDPESELCLMRQAMVADKYIVGVCLGAQLLSVAYGARHTRSPEREIGIYPIELTAEGLADAHVSLLGKTLNTGHWHGDMPGLTDKAVVLATSKGCPRQIIRFAPKHYAFQAHLEFDHEAVGLLIAVDGRENVAEQSQAQTYVQHPDKIEAADFSEMNAKLFDFLDSLTQTK; encoded by the coding sequence ATGCAAAATCCGAATAAGTTAAATATCCATTTCATCTTGCACGAGGCATTTGAAGTGCCGGGAGCATATTTGAAATGGGCGCAATGGCGCGGACATAACATCAGTACAACCAAAGTGTACGAAAGGGAAACCCTGCCTGACAATGTGGATGATATAGATTTTTTGATTGTGATGGGCGGGCCGCAATCGCCTGATGAAGACAGGCAGGCATTCCCGTATTACGACCCCGAATCAGAGCTGTGCCTGATGCGTCAGGCGATGGTGGCGGATAAATATATTGTCGGCGTGTGTTTGGGTGCGCAGCTTTTATCCGTTGCCTACGGCGCGCGCCACACACGCAGCCCTGAGCGTGAAATCGGCATTTATCCGATTGAGCTGACGGCGGAAGGTTTGGCGGATGCCCATGTTTCCCTGTTGGGCAAAACCCTGAATACCGGCCATTGGCACGGTGATATGCCCGGTTTGACGGATAAGGCGGTTGTGTTGGCAACCAGCAAAGGCTGTCCGCGCCAGATTATCCGTTTTGCGCCCAAACATTATGCCTTCCAGGCCCATTTGGAGTTTGACCATGAAGCCGTCGGGCTGCTGATTGCGGTGGACGGACGCGAAAATGTGGCCGAACAAAGCCAAGCCCAAACTTATGTCCAGCATCCGGATAAAATCGAAGCGGCGGATTTCAGTGAAATGAATGCCAAACTCTTTGACTTTTTGGATTCGCTGACGCAGACAAAATAA
- a CDS encoding Fis family transcriptional regulator, whose translation MNQTTTDIAQCIEQNLRQYFKDLDGTEPCGVYDMVLHQVEKPMLACVMEQCGGNQSKAAVILGLNRNTLRKKLQQHGML comes from the coding sequence ATGAATCAAACGACGACTGACATTGCGCAATGTATTGAACAAAACTTACGACAATACTTCAAAGACTTGGATGGTACGGAACCTTGCGGCGTGTATGATATGGTATTGCATCAAGTGGAAAAGCCGATGCTTGCCTGCGTGATGGAGCAATGCGGCGGCAACCAGTCTAAAGCGGCGGTTATTTTGGGTTTGAACCGCAATACCCTGCGTAAAAAATTACAACAGCACGGTATGCTGTAA
- the dusB gene encoding tRNA dihydrouridine synthase DusB yields the protein MHIGGYFIDNPIALAPMAGITDKPFRRICREFGAGWAVCEMLTSDPSLRHTKKTLRRSDFEGEGGVVAVQIAGSDPQQMAEAARYNVGLGAQVIDINMGCPAKKVCNVQAGSALMQNEPLVAEILAAVVNAVDVPVTLKTRLGWHDEHQNLPTIAKIAEESGIAALAIHGRTRTQMYKGEARYELIAETKGRLNIPVWVNGDITSPQKAAAVLKQTAADGIMIGRGAQGRPWLFRDLKHYAEHGVLPPALSLAECNATILNHIRAMHEFYGEIAGVRIARKHIGWYIDEMPDGEQTRREINRLDSAAAQYDTIAAYLEILSEKTNRWVCHYREG from the coding sequence ATGCACATCGGCGGCTATTTCATTGACAATCCTATCGCACTTGCCCCCATGGCAGGCATTACGGACAAACCGTTCCGCCGGATTTGCCGCGAGTTTGGCGCAGGGTGGGCGGTATGCGAAATGCTGACCAGCGATCCGAGCTTGCGCCATACCAAAAAAACCTTGCGCCGTAGCGATTTTGAAGGCGAGGGCGGAGTGGTGGCCGTGCAGATTGCCGGCAGCGATCCGCAGCAGATGGCGGAAGCCGCGCGTTACAATGTCGGCTTGGGCGCGCAGGTCATTGATATAAACATGGGCTGTCCGGCCAAAAAAGTCTGCAATGTTCAGGCAGGCAGCGCATTGATGCAAAACGAGCCGTTGGTTGCCGAAATCTTGGCAGCCGTTGTCAACGCGGTGGACGTACCCGTTACCCTCAAAACCCGTTTGGGCTGGCATGACGAACATCAAAACTTGCCGACCATCGCCAAAATTGCCGAAGAATCAGGCATCGCAGCCCTTGCCATCCACGGACGTACACGCACGCAAATGTACAAAGGCGAAGCGCGTTACGAACTGATTGCCGAAACCAAAGGCCGTCTGAACATTCCCGTTTGGGTTAACGGCGATATTACTTCGCCGCAAAAAGCCGCCGCCGTCCTCAAACAAACCGCCGCCGACGGCATCATGATAGGGCGCGGCGCACAAGGCAGGCCGTGGCTTTTCCGTGATTTAAAACATTACGCCGAACACGGCGTTTTGCCGCCGGCCTTGAGCTTGGCAGAATGCAACGCCACCATTTTGAACCACATCCGCGCCATGCATGAATTTTATGGCGAAATTGCCGGCGTACGCATCGCCCGCAAACACATCGGCTGGTACATCGATGAAATGCCCGACGGAGAGCAAACACGCCGGGAAATCAACCGCTTGGATAGTGCTGCGGCACAATACGATACCATTGCCGCCTATCTTGAAATACTTTCAGAAAAAACCAACCGTTGGGTATGCCATTATCGGGAAGGCTGA
- a CDS encoding site-2 protease family protein yields the protein MFANFDLGVFLLAVLPVLLAITVREVARGYTARYWGDHTGEQLGRLTLNPLPHIDPVGTIVVPLVCLMIGSFLFGWARPMPIDSRNFRDPRRAWRWVSISGPIANLILAFFWGFVVVLAAYVPESYQAPLAQMAGYGVMVNSIWVAFSLIPILPWDGGIFIDTFLNAKQSMQFRKIEPYGTWIILILLFTGLLAKLIWPIIAMIQDAVGMVVMLFI from the coding sequence ATGTTTGCAAATTTTGATTTAGGCGTATTTCTGCTGGCAGTATTGCCCGTGTTGTTGGCCATTACCGTGCGCGAAGTGGCACGCGGTTATACGGCGCGTTATTGGGGCGACCATACCGGCGAGCAGCTTGGGCGTTTGACGCTCAATCCGCTGCCGCACATCGACCCTGTCGGTACGATTGTCGTGCCGCTGGTGTGTCTGATGATAGGCAGTTTTCTGTTCGGCTGGGCGCGCCCCATGCCCATCGATTCGCGCAATTTCCGCGATCCGCGCCGCGCGTGGCGTTGGGTGTCGATTTCAGGCCCGATTGCCAATCTGATTTTGGCATTCTTCTGGGGCTTTGTCGTCGTACTTGCCGCGTATGTGCCTGAATCGTATCAAGCGCCGTTGGCGCAGATGGCCGGTTACGGTGTGATGGTGAACTCGATTTGGGTCGCATTCAGCCTGATTCCGATTTTGCCTTGGGACGGCGGTATTTTTATCGATACCTTCCTCAATGCCAAACAGTCCATGCAGTTCCGTAAAATCGAGCCATACGGCACATGGATTATCCTGATTCTGTTGTTTACCGGCCTGCTGGCCAAACTGATTTGGCCGATTATTGCTATGATTCAGGACGCAGTGGGGATGGTTGTCATGTTGTTTATTTGA